TGCCATTAAGGTACATTATGAAGTTAATGCATAATTTGGGAAAAGGCTGAGCTCCcttcaaaatatcaaaagacCTTTAAAAGTGTTAAGACCTTAGTAGAAGAGCTTTTAGTTCTAAGGGTAATCCCAACCAACTCGGCAACGTATCCCATATGTGATAATTAATAAAATCCAGAACTTCAAGACTTTTACTATGGAAAAGGGAAGGAGGCAATGTGCCTTCGAATCAATTACGGCTCTAGTCAAGAACAGTACCAATATTTCTCAATCCCCCCCACAAATAGAATAcgggattttgaaaataaacgcAGCGTAAGTAGGAAGAGCCTCCTGCACTACAGTGTTAACCAGAATTTCTTTGGCACATATTCATGGGCCGGGCGGGCACGACTGGGGCTATGAAGTTTCACGATTTTTTCTGATCACTggactcgatcatgaagcccaTCATTTCAAAGGGCCCTCCTGGGTGTGCTCACGAATGTGTGGGCTTGGCCCAAATCTGTACCCCCGCTTGTGGGCTCAAGCAAACATGTTTGAGGCCAGGACTTCGGGCACAGGTAAGCCCCTTGGCCCGCCCGAGACCGTCCAGTTCCCCATCCCAAAGGCTTGAACCAGAGTCGGATTGTTTAGCTATGTCGATGCTATGAGTCTATGACCAATGGCGAACGAGGGAACTGGGAAGGTTGCAGACTTCTCAGGATGGAGCGTATCAATGTCACCCTATCGTTCTGTCCAAGAGAAATGGATTCCGCGTGGCTGATTGGGGGCGCGAGAGCCCATCGAGGAGAGAAGGCTTCAAAGCGATCAGATTTCGTGCCGAATGATTATTTTCAGATCAGGGGGAAAAGTTTGCAGTTTGGTACTCAAGAGCAGAGCGCACGATCTCACATTGCTACCCCTCAGATTAATTTGGTTCGCATTAGCCGTGCTAGACCCAAAAGATTCCGAATGTGTACGTAGAGACAAATCCGTAGGATTAGAAAAGACAGAAGGAAGTATCAGCAGCGTCGGGGATGGGTTCCCGCGCACGCCTCAAGAAGGAAACAGAATTCTTTTGCCATGTTTTATGTCTGATAAGCCGATTTGATTACCGACTTATgttcttgattttttcttcatgaGATTAGGTTTCGCTGGTCTTTCATGTTGCTTCATCGATTGCGATCGTTTGGAATGAAATTAAAGAAGTTTCCTTGCTCCTTTTGCAGTCTGCTGGAAGTTGGTTCTTGCTTGCCTAACTAAAGTCTAACCCTcaaattcaacaaaataaaaaattagaccATGAGACAAGAAATAATGCAGAAGAGAGAATTATGTAAGTTCTGTGTATTCCTCTATATATTACTATATGGaataatgaaaattgaaaagtacGCGAGtgaatttgaaagttttattaGATGATTAATTAAGGTAATATAATGATCGAATACACAATCAAAGTGAGATATAAAAAATTAGTGAATTATTCAAAATATCTCTAACAACCCCTTAAAATCAAAGTCACATTAAAGAAATTGTTGGGGAAACTTCCTATGACTTTGTGATAATGACAAAATTATCCTTGGCTTAGTATCTATTTAATTAATGTAGATGTCCATTACAATGAATTTGTAATCATTTCGGAAAGACTTTGCTCTCTGAGTTAAAAAGATAATTCATAAGAATTAATCATTTGTGATCCAACTACGATTGATTATATCTAGCAAGAATCAAAATCCAAGGCCGATTGAAATTTCTCTCAATTAGATGGGAATATCTCTCCTTAATAATCATACATACCCTCCAAAgacatcttgattttttctttttcttttcggggGTGATACCAAAGATCAAATCCGCGAACAGCTGGCATTGAATGGTCCTGGGATGGCAAACAACATTAATGGTTGAGCTTATGGATTGAATTTGGGGTGAGGTAAGTGTATAGTTCCACGATTGATCAAAACTAACTTGGTAGCTATCTTATCCCACTTCCTCATTTAGACTATAGTGTGCAAAGCaacgaataaaaaataaactcaTAATATCTTTTTATATATGGACTGGTTCATGGCCACTTAATTCTCCCTAGATATGTTGGGATGAGATAATTCCACATAATCTATGCCAAAAAGTCTTTAATTTCCTTGGATCTAGGCGTTCCTTTCTCAAGTTCTATCAAATATCTACATTTATCACCTCGACTCTCGCATCTTCCCCTCTTCTAAAGCGAGTTCGAAGATAGAATAGACCTTTGCTCAACTCCTTCCTTCAAGAGGTGGGCCCCTTCTTTGACTGATGAACGTTCTTCTCTCACTagcattttcattaaattaatgatGTAGCTAATATATACcaaatctccttttttttctcgtCATCGAATGGCATTCCTCGAcctaaattgaatttcaaaCAAATTAGAGCAAACTTATCCAAGATAAGGTTGATCAAGCTCGTTCGTGTCAAGTTTCGTATATCCAATAGTCACGTAATAAATAGGAATCTTGGATAGAAGCGTAAGCAAGTTCCTTTCGAACTGACAATGTCATATTAAAGAATTTGCATTTACTTATGATCGAAGCGTATGCATCATGGTGGATCGATTCAAACCCTACCAGATAAAAATAGACCGGCGGAAACGAAACTAGCATCATCATCTTCACCTCCTTGATCTTGCATGTGCTTTTCAAGCTGAATGCAGAAGCCACGCTAACTGATCTCCATTTGTCGGCCTCCCCATGCACCAACGGGACACCGCCACGTCACTGTCCCCTGTTGTGGCATCGAGCTGGAAGGGAGGGGGACAAGGGCCCACGGGCCAACTTGGGATCTTAGGCGCTGGTAATTagtcaaatttaggaaaaccCAATTAGATATAAACAATTGAGATTATGGGTGCTTCCTTCGTTGCCGACGGCCAATCACATGTCCCCAAGTTGTTCGAAGTTTGGTTGCTTCCCCGTCGGCAAATGGCGGCACTGTCTCTTTCCTTAGGGTTCTTTTAGGCATGATCCCTTTGACGTGGCGGATTAATTACGTTGACGAGCCCTCGGGTTTCGGCCGTCGGATCCACTGAGGTTGCCCGAATCATTTGAATTCCCTAAGGTGGGCAATGCGGCCACGACTTGTAAAATGGTGGGTTGATTGAAATTTCCCGTCCTcttcctcccctccccctcccccttgaAAACGAAAGGTGTGGCACCACTTTTTCTGCATTATGCATCTAGATCTTATGctaaatattttggaaaatgtttaaaacaCCTTTGCTTTCCATTCGTGCGAattgtttttgttattattgattCGGAATTTTCAGCCATTGATTTACTAAAGATATAAAGTTGCATATATGTATATCAACGGCGATAGAGATGGCAATGTTTAAAAAGACATGTAGAACTATGTATCATATGTCAAATTTGATGTTCAATGTATGAGGGCAATAATTCGCAATTGTTTAGGCTAAAGAAAGGATTGCACTAGCTCCCTTGCCCATCTTTCAACGTCAACTCTTTGTCCTCAATGAACCGATTCCACAACTTTCCAAAATGCGAATATCTCGACCtaaatgttaattaaatattatgCTTATGAATCGGTGAATAAAAAAGACATGATTAGCTGATGATTTACTTagtaaaataacaatcaacGTGACTTATGTTTGTCGTTTAGTCGATAAATATATATTGTCGTGTGAAATTAGATCACTTTTTTTCTATCCGTGCACAACGCAGGGATCTTCGTCTGGTATCTTTAATCTCGTGGCTAAATGGTCCGTTAAGCTCAATTTTTCACATCCGAGCTTGCCTCCGGCATAAGATCGTCCGGACCAATCTTGACTTGTTTGTAGATGCACGAGTGTAAAACGTGCCGTCCTAATTTGAAATCACCCAAAACTTATTTACTGGCAGGATGGCCCGAACACAGGAGATATGAGATCGAAGCGGTATCTATTCCCCAGCACCAAACCCACCGATTCTCCCTAAAAGGTAAGCAACAGGGACATAGGCCATACTCTTTAAGGGAAACATGGTCAAACAAAACAAGAACGTGTTGGTTTTGAACTGGGATTCGAGATGGATTCGCTTTCTCAAAGCGGCACAATACGACTTTGACGATTTTGGCTCAGGTAAAAGCGAAACAGAACATGAACTTGACTTGGGTAGATCAGGACTACAAAAAAGTAGAGAACTCTATTGAATCCTGCGAACTAGAACCATCTGTGTCGTAGCTTGCGCCAGCATCCGAACCACTATGGAGGCTAAGTAAATGAATCTCTATAGAATACGTTTTCGATGGTATTGCTTGTATTTAGTTAGACATCGGTATATGCCGTGATAGGAACTTGGGAGGTTTTGGAGTATCAGTAACATGCTGATCAAAGTTCGACGAAATGGCATGTTTGTGTACATGAACAAACGGTATGCACATACACATGCCTCATGTGTTGTGCACAGTAGTCAAAACCCTCTTCAATTGATGATGCAGCTCAGTGGTTCTTAACATAATTCCATTAGACTTGATGATTCTTGATGGTGGTCACGGTTAAAAAGATCCAGGACGCCTCTAACTCGAGCAGAACATATGGGTACTCTCTCATTGTTTAGGCTCTTTTGCAGAACTTATCTCAGGAGATGTGAGTCTAATGACTTCATAATTAAGGTTATGGAACGGACTGCATCGGCAGGGAAGTTTGACCTAAGAAGCAATTGGCATGCTTCTACGTAAATCAAGCACGGTATACTCAGGGTAGCACGAATTTCGGTTCTGGTCTCGTTTATCGGCTGATGAACTTCCTAACTAAAGTAGCTCCTGGAAGACCTTGATCGAACAGATAAAGCTCAAGTCACCATCTTTATCATTGTTTACTGTCAGATGCCTTCTCATTTTAAAGGGGGATACAGGTTGGGAACCCGTTTATATCTCGGGGAACATAGTTGAAACTTTCCTGTTTTGACTTTAGGAGAAATCAGATATagattgaagaaataaaataatataacatatcTGAAAGCTTGGAACTTGCCCACCAAGTTGCCTTACAGCCTACGCTTCTGCGCCTGCAAAAGAGCAAGTATTTAGAGAGTTGTGTCGCTTCAAAACCAAACCTTCTCTGTTATTGTCAAGATTTTTGCGCCACAAGCCTCTCTTGCCTTCTTGAATATCATCACCTGATCGAAAGACTATCGAAAGCCTCTCTTGCCCTCCATTGAACTCcagatttttcaattcatttgcCATTTAGAACCTCAAAGGACCGTGTGAAACTATTGGGACTTCAAAGAGTGTTATGATGAGCGGCACCATGATTTTCGAAGGAGATGAACAGATGGAATTGCCTCCGGGGTTTCGATTCCACCCGACTGACgaagagctgatcactcactaCCTCACCCCAAAAGTTCTTGACGGCAGCTTCCGTGCAAGAGCCATGGGGGAGGTTGATTTAAACAAGTGCGAACCGTGGGACTTGCCTGGTAATATACCCCTTAAACCTTGCATCCTCGGGGCTGCTTCTTATTcttgttttcgtttttttcgAGTTGTCATAGAATGATGCGCTAATGAGTTTGTCTAAACATTGTTTCGTTGTGTAGGGCAAGCAAAAATGGGCGAAAAGGAATGGTACTTCTTCTGTGTGAGAGACAGGAAGTACCCGACCGGTATGAGGACGAATAGAGCTACCGAAGCCGGCTATTGGAAAGCCACCGGTAAAGACAAGGAGATCCGCAGGATGAAGAAGGTGGTCGGGATGAAGAAAACTCTCGTTTTCTACAGGGGAAGAGCTCCTAATGGTCAGAAGACCAACTGGGTCATGCACGAATTCAGGCTAGGAGACGGCTATTATCAACACCATCTTTCCAACTCACAAAAGGTACGGCCTAGCCAGAAGTCATGCGGCAGAGTTTTAATCAGAGTCGTTATGTTCTAGACCATTTCATAAGGCCACTGAACCACCAAAGCAGTTTCAAATACAAGATCACCGCCTCAAGCATCCTAATTCTCGAATACTTGATTGCTCAGCTCAGTTCCTGATGATTGCATTTCTCTTACCTTCTGCAGAACGACTGGGTCATTTGCAGAATCTTTGAAAAAGGACCTGATGGGAAGAAAGCTGATCAGCCTGAGACTCTGCCTGGCGGTCTAGAGAGGCTGAGCTCGTTTGACAACGAACCGAAAGCATCTCTTTTGCCTCTGCCTCCACTGGTGGAGTCGTCTCCATTCACCACCACCTCCTTCTCCGATCGACCCGAGGATCGCAATGCTCAGAAGACTTCCCTcttctcttctccatcttcatcgGAGCTAGACCAGTCTCTCGGCCCCGCGCATTCGTTCGGCTGGTCGGACACGGTCTTCATGCACGAGCAGGCAATTCTGAGGATGCTGCTCGAGAACTCGGCGTCAAACGCGAAGGCTGAGTACGCAGACTTCTCGCAAGCAAGACGCCAGGACAGAGAGGCGACGATGCCGACGTCTTTTCAGTGCGATGTGGATTGCCTTTGGAGAAACTGAGGCTGGATGGAGATGGAAGATTAGGCATCAGGtgaaggtgaagaagagaaCGATGGTTTAGATGATTTGGatctttctttttgctctttctGGTTTGTTCTCCATTGTTTGAAGAGGCCTTTTGTGTTTGTGCGTGCGTTTGTAGAGTGTCTCTGCATcctcatcacttttttttttcctgctgcTTTGTCTATATCTCTCTATAACTATCCAAGGTGAACAGCCAAGGATAATTTCACCCTCTGGTTTTTGTCAATAAAAAGTTTTCTTGGAAAGCAACTTACTGCAATCAAACTCAGCTTAAATCTCTCTTAAAACTCTAACTATGGATAcaataattcttaattttgcGACCGTTTCAATATATTCCCTAAAGTACACTAAAACTTTGTTGGCTTATTTTCTGGTTATGTACACAATTACTATTTCATTCACTTCTTTTTCGCTCGAACGTGAAAAGTAAGATGAAATAAAGTTTGATACGATTGTATATGAGGTCAATGTCTAATTACAGAAAACCGATTTAACTAGTTGGTCCAagattttgaacagaaatcGAGTTTAGCTAGATTTCTTACGAGGCTGACAGGCTCTTTTGAGTTCCTTTTCTGTGGCATAAGGCATTGACCAGACGTTCAATTTTTCAACACGATTAGCCCATCTAACCATCCATACTTTGCGGTGGGCTCATTAATTAGTGCATAAGATTTGGGTTAGGCACAAGACAGCCTTCATCTTGTCCAACCATATTTTCCTCTGGAATTGCTAGATCGAATCAATAGGAGCAAAGACGTACCAAACCAGAACATCGCGAAAGACCTATCCATTTAAGCACGTGCGTTGTCTAGCAAACTCGAACCGGATCCAATCGATGAGCCGACCGGACCCACATGAGTGTACAACCTAAAAATCCTTCGTGTAACCCCCCCTGCCCATGATATAAAATTTGGcgttttcaaaatatcattaggCTTcggttcaaaaaaatatatatatcattaggCCTGAGAGGGCATGACGGGCCTGAGCAAGCGGGCTGAGCCGGAGAGGGAACATGGTTATTTCGGCCCGACCGAATTGTTAGGGCCTTTGTACATTGAGTACATAGCGCATTGAGGAATTGCTATGCCCGTGGTCTTCGGTTTCGCCAGGCACTTGATCTTATCGAATCGGGACTAGGAATAAAGAATTCTCGATCTTATGCAATAGGAAGAACGGCAGCACATCTCAATTTGACTGGCGTAAAGATATATCCGGACAAAAGTGATGGCCTGTATCTTGCTCACAAGGGGGagtatgttaaaaaattatgcTCAACACCACttgattcaaataaataaatga
Above is a window of Eucalyptus grandis isolate ANBG69807.140 chromosome 9, ASM1654582v1, whole genome shotgun sequence DNA encoding:
- the LOC104419371 gene encoding NAC domain-containing protein 79, translated to MMSGTMIFEGDEQMELPPGFRFHPTDEELITHYLTPKVLDGSFRARAMGEVDLNKCEPWDLPGQAKMGEKEWYFFCVRDRKYPTGMRTNRATEAGYWKATGKDKEIRRMKKVVGMKKTLVFYRGRAPNGQKTNWVMHEFRLGDGYYQHHLSNSQKNDWVICRIFEKGPDGKKADQPETLPGGLERLSSFDNEPKASLLPLPPLVESSPFTTTSFSDRPEDRNAQKTSLFSSPSSSELDQSLGPAHSFGWSDTVFMHEQAILRMLLENSASNAKAEYADFSQARRQDREATMPTSFQCDVDCLWRN